A single Microbaculum marinisediminis DNA region contains:
- a CDS encoding YgfZ/GcvT domain-containing protein, with protein MSDHQATVLGGRSVIAVSGPEARDFLQGLVTSDVETLAEGTARNAALLTPQGKILFEFMIFRAGADQFLLDCPADTVAELAKRLTFYKLRAKVEIAAQPDKAVVALWDSDAQPHPSAFADPRLAALGWRALLPASEAQTVAGQGGSVHEADYHARRIALGVAELGADYASSAAFPHEANLDQLGGVDFKKGCYVGQEVVSRMQHRGTARSRFVPVAISGTAPDAGPTVEAGTTVEAGGKAVGTMGSSSGDTGLALLRLDRIGDAVAAGNPITAGDATLTPHKPDWAGFDWPVEDQQAGDQQAGQHSGATS; from the coding sequence ATGTCGGACCATCAGGCGACCGTTCTCGGCGGCCGCAGCGTGATCGCGGTTTCCGGGCCGGAAGCCCGCGATTTCCTGCAGGGCCTCGTCACTTCGGACGTGGAAACCCTGGCCGAGGGGACGGCGCGCAACGCCGCGCTTCTGACGCCGCAGGGCAAGATCCTGTTCGAATTCATGATCTTCCGGGCCGGCGCGGACCAGTTCCTGCTCGATTGCCCCGCCGACACGGTGGCAGAGCTCGCCAAGCGCCTGACCTTCTACAAGCTGCGGGCGAAGGTCGAGATCGCCGCGCAGCCGGACAAGGCGGTGGTGGCGCTGTGGGACAGCGACGCGCAGCCGCACCCCTCCGCCTTCGCCGATCCGCGGCTTGCCGCGCTCGGCTGGCGCGCGCTGCTTCCCGCGTCCGAGGCACAGACCGTCGCCGGGCAAGGCGGGAGCGTGCACGAAGCGGACTATCATGCGCGGCGCATCGCGCTCGGTGTCGCCGAACTGGGAGCGGACTACGCGAGCAGCGCCGCGTTCCCGCACGAGGCCAATCTGGATCAGCTCGGCGGCGTCGACTTCAAGAAGGGCTGCTATGTCGGCCAGGAGGTGGTGTCGCGCATGCAGCATCGCGGGACCGCCCGCAGCCGCTTCGTGCCGGTGGCGATTAGCGGCACCGCGCCGGATGCGGGGCCGACGGTGGAAGCGGGGACGACGGTGGAAGCGGGCGGCAAGGCGGTCGGCACCATGGGCTCCTCGTCCGGCGACACGGGACTGGCGCTGCTGCGGCTCGACCGGATCGGCGATGCGGTCGCGGCCGGCAACCCGATCACGGCCGGCGACGCGACGCTGACGCCGCACAAGCCCGACTGGGCCGGGTTCGACTGGCCAGTGGAAGACCAACAGGCGGGAGACCAACAGGCGGGGCAGCACTCCGGCGCGACCTCATGA